The DNA sequence AGTAGGGGAAGAAGAGGAGGTAGCTGTGTGATTTGTCGAGCCAGGTGGAGAGATCTGAGCGATCAGGAAAGGTATCTGAATTTGGCAGCTTATGTTAGCGAGGATGATACGGCCCAGAGTGGAAGTCTCTGTGCTGGCTAGACTGAATGATTCCATTCTGATCTGATTGATATGATTTGGAATTGTAAATTATGGGATGATTTCATTGATTTGATTTGTAAATAATTGAAGCATAGAGtaatttgaagaaaaataatTGGATTAATGTATAAAATAAGTTAGATTTACTTTTCGttagattttaattttcattaatacGAATGATTCAACTCGTCTAGTCTATATAATAATTACCCTTATTTCACttcttacaaaataaaaaaatataaaataatatcaaatttcATGTATATTgtgtataaaagaaaaatatttctcTCAACTCAGTTTATATAGACAAAACAGTAATTATAATAacacttaaataaaaataaatggattCATATTTTTGTAATCCATTGTAAATCAAGTTTTGGCAAAAATTATCCTTAATAAGACTTTATTTGATTggagttaaattaatttaaaaaaaattaaatttttataaaatttttataaaattgacatATTAAATTTGTTTGGCTgccatttcttttaaattttttataaatttaaaaaatttacttctttaaaataaataaagcaatttaattactaaaaaataaagtaaattacagattcaaattaattacagattcaaatattaaaagtcCCAGGTCCAACTATTACTATTAACTACTTATTtggtattatttattttaaaaaaattaaaatgaattttttaaaaaaattatttaaaattttattttttttaaataaaaatatttaagttaaaaagaattaaatttattaattttaaataaaaaatttattaaaaaattaattaaattaaattcttaaaaaattttcCACTCTAACTGTCTATCTTAATTTATGTTCTTAATCGGcataattcaataaaatttggTTGTTTCTTACTCCAGGTAACTGctccttgtttttttttttttttttccatatgcTAATTGAAATTATgagatgaaattttaatatttgaatctgtaattaattaaaccaaaataaataaattagaacAAAGATTTTCATAGTCTTATTATATAATTTGGGTCATCAATTAGTATGCGTCACTCATTTTAACCAGTGGCCCAAATTGATGAGTTGCGTGCAAAGCTATGGCTCCCTCTCCCTATCCCCGGAAAATAAGttgattgaatttaaaaaaacaaaaacatatttttttattatttaattttaattttaaaaaatatattaataaatttatatataacgttgttaattatattcttaaaatatagaaaataatttaatttttattaaaaaaatattttttattgattttttttaatgctCTAAATATCAAAAAGTGTATTAGATTAAAGAAATAAGTGTAATGAAAACCCTTTAACACCTGAATCCTGCATTCTAGGGTACATTTTAGTTATTTCATGCATGTAGGAATTTTGTCTTTTTTGTGCTCGTTAACGTCTTTGTATTCCCTGCATCCTTTAACCTTTGTATGGATGGCCAACTCGGAGTGAATGGAGAGATAGCTGTGGTGCCTCGCATGATGGATCAGGTAATTTCTTGGGTTGGCCTCTTTTGATTCTGTAACGAATGAGTCGGAAACAAAGAGAGAAGCACCATTAAAGGTATGAAAATAAAGGGATGATGTCTCTAGCAATTGACAATCTCGGACACTGTGGTGTTGTTTCATCAGCTGGGGATGTGTGGTCGTGGGGAATGGAGAAAGGGCTTGGCCTCTGCCCAGATGCTAGATTTACTGGAACAGATGCAGGGAAAATAAACTAATATTTAATCTATCCACATTTCCTTATGTAGCCTTATGCTGGCAAAGATCACATGACTGATGTTACACTCTTTATTCAATATAAATAGATTTGGGGTTATTTGTCTCATAAAAAGTTTAGGGGGTGTTCTGgattgaaaaagtttaaaggctAAAATGAACATTTGATATAAGTTTAGGGGCTAAATGAACATTTTGCCTTACTAAAAGGGAAGGAATTTTGGATAACAAATTGATAGCGGGAAAAGCTGAAACGCTGCGTTCTGTGCTCAAAGTAACCTCTCTCCTGACTCGGCAGTAGCACTCAGCAGACAGCGGTCAATCACTCCCATCTCCATTTCTCCAATTTTCTTCAGAAACCCCTCCAAAACCCTACCACACACTTCTCTAAAATCCAAAACCGGCAATCTAACTCTTTCGTTGCAATGCCCGGCGTCGCGTCCGAATCTGGCGGAGGTGGCGCGTCAGATTCAATAGGCGGTGCGCTGGTTCCCTTTTTGCCAGACTCTCAGGTTGCCGTAGTGTACCCCCTCCGCCACGGCTTAAAGCCCCCAATTTCCCGTGTATCTGTCTCTTGGGCTCTAGGCAACACCCTACGCGTCTCAGTTTTTCGCCCACCGGCCGTCGAATCAGACCATGATGACGATGTTGGGGGAAAAGTTTTGGAGGTGAAGCTAGGCGGCAACGGAGATGGAGAGCTTAGTGACGCGCAATGGCGGAGGATAGCGTACGGCTCCGTCTCTCCTTTTGCGCTTCTTCAGAGTCGCAGGAACTCAGCTTTGAGCTTGTCCAAAATGCAATTAAGTCCATCCCCATATCATCTTGAATGGTAATTGAACTGCAATTTTAGCCTTTCTTTgttaaaattgtaataaaaaatttcgCTCTGCATTGTTATATTACTTCTGTTGCTTAAGCAAAGCTCGCATGATCATGATGCTAATTATGCAATAATTATTTGTAGTTTATATTTTCTTATGGTTAAAATGTGGCAAATCAGGTGGGAATACGTAATGGAGTACAGCAAGGACATAAGTTCACTTCTTGGTCATCCAAAGTCATCTCCTGATCCAGTGATTGAAGACCCAAAGGAAGTTTTAAAGGTTAATCTCTGATTCAAATGTGTTACTAAGTGAGTTTCTTTTTCTGGTTTAAAATCGTTTCCTGTATAATtatctagtttttttttttttttgtgtagaAGGTTGAGGAACCAACTTGTTTAAAGGCTGCATGGGATCTGATGGAGATGTTTTATGCAGACAAGCTGTCCCAAGCATGGCTGCCTGAGCGTCTTGTCAAGTGGTTGGCGGTAATGATCATCCATACCTTCTGTTTGCTCATTTTTGGGAATTTTTTTCTGGAACCCTCTTATCACTTTGTTATTCATATGATTTTCCTTTGTTGAAGGATTATGATAGCCTCCTATCAGATACCCAGGCAACTGTGCATTTGAAACTTTTGGAGTTTCAAGGACGGCTGGTTACATTGCAGGTTTCACTAAACCCTGCTTTTTAAAATTCTGGTGTCTGTCTGCACCATGCCCATTTTTTATTAGAAACAAAAGAGAACTAATTTTAATTGTCTTTCAGCTGGGTGGTCTGGATTGAGCATTGCTTGCTGAAGTTTATGATAGAGCTGCTAGTATAACAGataaacttattttatttttatgacttGTAAGGTTGTTGAGGATGATTCTAAATATTGGGAGGTGGTATCATCGGCTTTAGCAGTTGGTTGGCTACAGATTGTAGTAAGTAGTTTTGAGTCTAGACTTTGTTGTGGACTATCGTGTGTTACATTATATTTCCATAATGAAAAGTTGagaaatgaatattttatttgaattgaaCTCTGTATTTTCACTTGTAGGTGAAAATGTTGCGATTGCATGGATCTTATCAACTGGATCAGCTTGGCAGTAGAGAGGTTGGTAAGAATTATATAACAAAAAATTGAATCGATGTGCTCGgttaaaaaaacataataatgCACTTATTACCATGCAACTTACCTTTATTTTGTAGAGTGTCACATTCTAGTGGAAGTGATAGTATTAAAAACTGTGGTTGGTACTTTGGTTATCTGATGTCTTGGTTTAATAGAAAATGTTCATTGTCATAATCATGCAAGTTGGTAACTTGATAGAAATCTCTCTTATTGATTAAATTTACATGGCATGGATTCACCTGACATCCAGTGATCATGTTCACAGCATTTTTTCTCACTTCATGTTTGTTTTTGTTTGTCATTGAACAGACAGAGAATGGTCTTGTAGAGACCGTTGCTGTTCTTATTTCAAAGATGCCACGCCTGTGTCCAGAATTGGAGGCTGGAAATTTGGGTGAATGCTATAAAGCCAAGCCTGATTTTATGAAGGTACTTTGATCTTTGGATAAAAAGTGATCATAGAAATCCTAGAATTGTTTTAtctttatcttttttcttttcttaaaaaaaattgtattccATATCTTTCAATAACCTAGGCATGGGAGAGATGGCGAGCACAAGTAACTAAGCTGGATTCCAGTGCATTCTGGGTTCAGTGTGATCACCGTCAAACTCGAGAAGGCTTGAAAAATTTGCTTCAGATCTTGCTGGGAAATGCTAGTATTCTTTCAACTGTGACTTGTAATTGGATGGAGCTGTATATATCTCACCTTCTATACATAAGACCATTTACCGTAGTAAGTGCCTAACTAGCCTACATGAAGGATTTTCATGTTTACTTGAgtctaataatatttataacttAGATTTCTTGGTTTCTAATTCTatgtttaaaatatttgtatATTAGTAAACTGAAACTCCCATTTGATCCCTTTCctgggtttagggtttagaaaGCTTGTACAGCTTGGCTCAGAAATGCATTCAGTTGAAACCAATGACCAGTCCACATAAGTTGATGCAGCTTATAATTGGAATTCTTGGGGAAAATACAGAGGTAGGCTACATGGCTCAGACATTGCCTGGCCATTTCTCTATTATTTaccttttttactttattttttcccTTGATAAAACAAATTGGGATTTCAAATGCTGCAGCTTATACTAGCAGAATGTTCAAGAGGGTTTGGCACTTGGTAAGTTGCTTTAGTGTCTTGTTCTAATCGAGTGAAGCTTGGAAATGCAACTccttttgtgtgtgtgtgttgtaTATGTTGAGATGAAACCCGTAGCAAAGGATAAAGTTACAGATGATGATGTAACCCATAGAATCAATGCAAGATGGATGAAATGGAGTGTGATGAGTATTATGCGACAGTAAGATCCATAACAAAGTAAAGAGTATGTTCTATAGGACTATGGTCAGGCTAGATATGTTGTATGAGAGTGAATGCTGGGTATCTAAGGTACAGCATTGCAAAAGATGAGATGTATGGCAGCAATGCAGATGTTAGGATGTCCAGTAACCTGATAGTGGATGAAATTAGGAATGATCACATCCATCAGAGAATGCTTGTAGCATATATTGGAGATAAAGTAAGAGACCCAACTGGTTTAGAATTAAGGCCTAGTTGTTGTTGATGTATGTCTATTGTTGTGTGTGTGCGTTGTGGAATGTGACATTTTCTTACATATTTGCAGGATGACAGCTCATGCCATGGAGTTTTTGACTGCTGGGAGCAATCAAGCAGAGGTTCTTTTACATGAGGAGCGTGATAACTTGGGGGGAATTAGTGTAATGGAGCTCCATCGACTTGTTCATGCCCAAGTTCTATCTTCTCATATCTTGACTTGGCAAGTAAGTCCAAATCACTTGAAGCATGATTATAT is a window from the Manihot esculenta cultivar AM560-2 chromosome 16, M.esculenta_v8, whole genome shotgun sequence genome containing:
- the LOC110603901 gene encoding nuclear pore complex protein NUP85 isoform X1; translated protein: MPGVASESGGGGASDSIGGALVPFLPDSQVAVVYPLRHGLKPPISRVSVSWALGNTLRVSVFRPPAVESDHDDDVGGKVLEVKLGGNGDGELSDAQWRRIAYGSVSPFALLQSRRNSALSLSKMQLSPSPYHLEWWEYVMEYSKDISSLLGHPKSSPDPVIEDPKEVLKKVEEPTCLKAAWDLMEMFYADKLSQAWLPERLVKWLADYDSLLSDTQATVHLKLLEFQGRLVTLQVVEDDSKYWEVVSSALAVGWLQIVVKMLRLHGSYQLDQLGSRETENGLVETVAVLISKMPRLCPELEAGNLGECYKAKPDFMKAWERWRAQVTKLDSSAFWVQCDHRQTREGLKNLLQILLGNASILSTVTCNWMELYISHLLYIRPFTVGLESLYSLAQKCIQLKPMTSPHKLMQLIIGILGENTELILAECSRGFGTWMTAHAMEFLTAGSNQAEVLLHEERDNLGGISVMELHRLVHAQVLSSHILTWQIAPIYLISCMKQGMGLLEILLSRQPVKHNQLLIKNLEICRLYELDSVSSNIMKIAGIYHWKHGRKGSGVFWLQQARDEVCLNRIAQQLFDTVGKSISDESFKQWEGLIELLGSESKPVGGLEFLHKYRDFKRSLNQVYDGKPTDATKQAVESLLSLMKNPSTPQRFWLPLLYDSLKLLNWQERPLLNVSQTNLLLNKLQELSMARVRPDFIEADLPPQALSSVRLALATNLGRAILEES
- the LOC110603901 gene encoding nuclear pore complex protein NUP85 isoform X2 — translated: MPGVASESGGGGASDSIGGALVPFLPDSQVAVVYPLRHGLKPPISRVSVSWALGNTLRVSVFRPPAVESDHDDDVGGKVLEVKLGGNGDGELSDAQWRRIAYGSVSPFALLQSRRNSALSLSKMQLSPSPYHLEWWEYVMEYSKDISSLLGHPKSSPDPVIEDPKEVLKVEEPTCLKAAWDLMEMFYADKLSQAWLPERLVKWLADYDSLLSDTQATVHLKLLEFQGRLVTLQVVEDDSKYWEVVSSALAVGWLQIVVKMLRLHGSYQLDQLGSRETENGLVETVAVLISKMPRLCPELEAGNLGECYKAKPDFMKAWERWRAQVTKLDSSAFWVQCDHRQTREGLKNLLQILLGNASILSTVTCNWMELYISHLLYIRPFTVGLESLYSLAQKCIQLKPMTSPHKLMQLIIGILGENTELILAECSRGFGTWMTAHAMEFLTAGSNQAEVLLHEERDNLGGISVMELHRLVHAQVLSSHILTWQIAPIYLISCMKQGMGLLEILLSRQPVKHNQLLIKNLEICRLYELDSVSSNIMKIAGIYHWKHGRKGSGVFWLQQARDEVCLNRIAQQLFDTVGKSISDESFKQWEGLIELLGSESKPVGGLEFLHKYRDFKRSLNQVYDGKPTDATKQAVESLLSLMKNPSTPQRFWLPLLYDSLKLLNWQERPLLNVSQTNLLLNKLQELSMARVRPDFIEADLPPQALSSVRLALATNLGRAILEES